The proteins below come from a single Miscanthus floridulus cultivar M001 chromosome 1, ASM1932011v1, whole genome shotgun sequence genomic window:
- the LOC136537598 gene encoding F-box/LRR-repeat protein 15-like isoform X1 has protein sequence MADGGRMKGVQGAGGGAGDEEEGNEEARQELELALSLGRRGWHLPPRQEPAPRSLNWTAVLPEWNPDAAGSSQGAERALGGQSISSLGFRDMLGGILDGPHAGGSVEVGWDNLDEEDEDRDLQNKRLRVRRFGEESPLHSGANATPFGFESSFLPISDECVHLKLSRFPEHELEFGLSLFPNDGSESPRDANNEQVDNAENSGGRNSEDVGIRMDLSDDLLHLIFSFLGQKDLCRAGVTCKQWRSASVHDDFWKCLKFENTRISLQNFVNICRRYPSVTELNLHGVINAETLVLEAIMFLRHLKTLTMGKGQLGEAFFLALAECPLLIALTVTDASLGSGIQEVTVNHDGLRELHILKCRALRISVRCSQLQILSLRRTGMAHVSLNSPQLLELDFQSCHKLSDNAIRQAATACPLLAKLDMSSCSCVTDETLRDIASSCPSLSVLDASNCPNISFESVRLPMLIDLKLLSCEGITSASMAAIAYSRLLEALQLDNCSLLTSVSLDLPHLKNISLVHLRKFADLNLRSPLLSYVKVSRCSALHRVSITSTTLQKLVLQKQESLSSLSLQCHNLIDVDLSDCESLTNAICEVFSDGGGCPMLRSLILDNCESLSFVELNSSSLACLSLAGCRSMTFLRLSCPNLQHVNLDGCDHLQSAAFCSVGLESLNLGICPKLSVLRIEAPNMSILELKGCGVLSEASINCPRLTSLDASFCSQLVDDSLTRMAEACPLIEYLILSSCLSIAIDGLSSLHCLHKLTLLDLSYTFLVNLKPVFNSCPQLKVLKLSACKYLSDSSLDALYREGALPLLVELDLSYTSIGQNAIEDLLACCTNLVNVNLNGCTNFQELVCGSDDSSSVDMPVDFCPPSSSPIKSEEISERSGRLLEVLSCTGCPNIKKVVIPSIANFLHLSKINLNLSTNLKEVDLTCSNLFMLNLSNCSSLEVLKLDCPRLTNLQLLACTMLQEEELESAISLCRALEILNVHSCPKINALDFGRLRLICPSLMRIQSSLIS, from the exons ATGGCGGATGGGGGCCGGATGAAGGGCGTGCAGGGCGCTGGCGGTGGCGCTGGCGACGAGGAAGAGGGGAATGAGGAGGCGCGACAGGAGCTGGAACTGGCGCTGTCGCTGGGGCGGCGAGGCTGGCACCTCCCGCCGCGGCAGGAGCCCGCTCCCCGCTCACTTAACTGGACGGCGGTTCTACCGGAGTGGAACCCCGATGCCGCTGGGAGCTCGCAGGGTGCGGAAAGGGCCTTGGGCGGACAATCCATCTCTTCTCTCGGCTTCCGTGACATGTTGGGTGGTATCCTAGACGGCCCCCATGCGGGTGGCAGTGTGGAGGTTGGGTGGGACAACCTGGACGAAGAGGATGAGGACAGAGACCTGCAGAATAAACGGCTCAGAGTACGACGCTTTGGCGA AGAAAGCCCACTGCATTCTGGTGCCAATGCTACTCCCTTTGGCTTTGAATCGTCATTTTTGCCCATTTCTGATGAATGTGTTCATTTAAAGCTGTCTCGTTTCCCAGAACATGAATTGGAATTTGGCTTGTCACTTTTCCCAAATGATGGTAGTGAGAGCCCAAGGGATGCCAATAATGAGCAAGTTGATAATGCAGAAAACTCAGGTGGAAGAAATTCTGAAGATGTTGGAATAAGAATGGATCTCTCCGACGATCTCCTGCACCTG ATATTCTCCTTCTTGGGCCAGAAGGATTTATGCAGAGCAGGTGTTACCTGCAAACAGTGGCGATCTGCTAGTGTGCATGATGATTTCTGGAAGTGTTTGAAATTTGAGAACACTAGGATATCACTGCAGAACT TTGTTAATATTTGCCGTCGTTACCCGAGTGTAACAGAACTCAATTTGCATGGTGTCATAAATGCAGAAACACTAGTTCTGGAAGCAATTATGTTTTTAAG GCATCTGAAGACGTTAACAATGGGCAAGGGACAACTGGGAGAAGCATTTTTTCTAGCTTTGGCTGAGTGCCCATTATTGATTGCTTTAACAGTAACCGATGCTTCTCTTGGGAGTGGCATCCAAGAAGTAACTGTTAATCATGATGGATTGCGTGAGCTTCATATTTTGAAGTGCCGTGCACTCAGAATATCTGTTAG ATGTTCCCAACTTCAAATACTGTCTTTGAGGCGAACAGGCATGGCTCATGTATCACTCAACTCTCCTCAGTTGCTTGAGTTGGACTTCCAATCCTGCCATAAGCTTTCTGATAATGCTATTCGCCAAGCTGCTACAGCTTGCCCGTTGTTGGCGAAACTAGATATGTCATCTTGTTCTTGTGTTACTGATGAGACACTGCGTGACATAGCTAGCTCATGTCCAAGTCTTTCTGTGCTTGATGCATCAAACTGCCCCAACATTTCATTTGAG TCTGTGAGGCTTCCAATGTTAATAGACTTGAAACTGCTAAGTTGTGAAGGAATCACATCTGCTTCCATGGCTGCAATAGCTTACAGCCGTCTGCTTGAG GCACTACAGCTTGATAATTGCAGCCTGTTGACATCAGTGTCTTTGGACTTACCACATCTTAAGAATATAAGTCTCGTGCACTTACGCAA GTTTGCTGATTTGAATTTGCGAAGCCCTCTGCTTTCTTACGTCAAAGTTTCCAGATGTTCAGCGCTCCATCGAGTTAGCATAACATCGACTACGCTTCAG AAATTGGTGCTTCAAAAACAAGAGAGCTTATCCAGTTTGTCATTGCAATGCCACAACTTGATTGATGTGGATCTTAGTGACTGTGAGTCATTAACAAATGCGATTTGCGAAGTATTTAGTGATGGAGGTGGTTGCCCTATGCTAAGATCATTGATCCTTGACAACTGTGAG AGTTTGAGCTTTGTAGAACTGAATAGCAGTTCTTTGGCCTGCCTCTCTCTTGCTGGTTGCCGCTCGATGACATTCTTAAGACTCTCGTGCCCAAATTTGCAACATGTGAATCTTGATGGCTGTGATCACCTTCAAAGTGCAGCATTCTGTTCA GTGGGCCTTGAATCCCTAAATCTGGGAATTTGTCCAAAATTAAGTGTTCTGCGCATTGAGGCCCCAAATATGTCTATATTGGAGCTGAAGGGTTGTGGTGTGCTTTCCGAGGCTTCCATCAATTGCCCTCGCTTGACATCGTTAGATGCCTCTTTCTGCAG CCAGCTTGTGGATGATTCACTGACTCGAATGGCAGAGGCATGTCCTCTGATTGAATATCTTATCCTGTCATCATGCCTATCTATTGCCATCGATGGATTGTCTTCATTGCATTGCCTTCATAAGCTGACCTTGCTTGACCTGTCTTATACATTTTTGGTCAACTTGAAGCCTGTTTTCAACAGTTGCCCGCAGTTGAAG GTATTAAAACTTTCAGCTTGCAAGTACCTCAGTGACTCATCATTAGATGCCCTCTACAGAGAGGGTGCTCTTCCATTACTTGTTGAGCTAGATCTGTCCTACACATCCATTGGACAGAATGCGATAGAAGATCTTCTTGCTTGTTGTACTAATTTGGTTAATGTGAACTTGAACGGATGTACAAACTTCCAAGAATTGGTGTGTGGGTCAGATGATAGCAGTTCTGTGGATATGCCAGTTGACTTTTGTCCACCTAGTTCTTCACCAATCAAGAGTGAAGAGATCAGTGAGCGATCTGGTCGCCTGCTTGAAGTTCTCAGTTGTACTGGGTGCCCTAATATTAAGAAAGTTGTTATTCCTTCGATAGCAAACTTTCTACATCTGTCCAAAATTAATCTTAATCTTTCGACCAACTTGAAGGAAGTGGATTTAACATGCTCCAACCTTTTCATGTTAAACTTGAG CAACTGTAGCTCACTGGAGGTGCTGAAGCTTGATTGCCCAAGATTGACCAACCTCCAACTTCTG GCATGCACCATGTTGCAAGAGGAGGAATTAGAATCTGCAATATCCCTTTGTCGTGCGTTGGAGATCCTTAATGTGCATTCTTGTCCAAAG ATCAATGCTCTGGATTTTGGCAGACTCCGTTTGATTTGCCCCAGTCTGATGCGCATCCAGAGCAGCCTCATCTCATAA
- the LOC136537598 gene encoding F-box/LRR-repeat protein 15-like isoform X2, with product MADGGRMKGVQGAGGGAGDEEEGNEEARQELELALSLGRRGWHLPPRQEPAPRSLNWTAVLPEWNPDAAGSSQGAERALGGQSISSLGFRDMLGGILDGPHAGGSVEVGWDNLDEEDEDRDLQNKRLRVRRFGEESPLHSEHELEFGLSLFPNDGSESPRDANNEQVDNAENSGGRNSEDVGIRMDLSDDLLHLIFSFLGQKDLCRAGVTCKQWRSASVHDDFWKCLKFENTRISLQNFVNICRRYPSVTELNLHGVINAETLVLEAIMFLRHLKTLTMGKGQLGEAFFLALAECPLLIALTVTDASLGSGIQEVTVNHDGLRELHILKCRALRISVRCSQLQILSLRRTGMAHVSLNSPQLLELDFQSCHKLSDNAIRQAATACPLLAKLDMSSCSCVTDETLRDIASSCPSLSVLDASNCPNISFESVRLPMLIDLKLLSCEGITSASMAAIAYSRLLEALQLDNCSLLTSVSLDLPHLKNISLVHLRKFADLNLRSPLLSYVKVSRCSALHRVSITSTTLQKLVLQKQESLSSLSLQCHNLIDVDLSDCESLTNAICEVFSDGGGCPMLRSLILDNCESLSFVELNSSSLACLSLAGCRSMTFLRLSCPNLQHVNLDGCDHLQSAAFCSVGLESLNLGICPKLSVLRIEAPNMSILELKGCGVLSEASINCPRLTSLDASFCSQLVDDSLTRMAEACPLIEYLILSSCLSIAIDGLSSLHCLHKLTLLDLSYTFLVNLKPVFNSCPQLKVLKLSACKYLSDSSLDALYREGALPLLVELDLSYTSIGQNAIEDLLACCTNLVNVNLNGCTNFQELVCGSDDSSSVDMPVDFCPPSSSPIKSEEISERSGRLLEVLSCTGCPNIKKVVIPSIANFLHLSKINLNLSTNLKEVDLTCSNLFMLNLSNCSSLEVLKLDCPRLTNLQLLACTMLQEEELESAISLCRALEILNVHSCPKINALDFGRLRLICPSLMRIQSSLIS from the exons ATGGCGGATGGGGGCCGGATGAAGGGCGTGCAGGGCGCTGGCGGTGGCGCTGGCGACGAGGAAGAGGGGAATGAGGAGGCGCGACAGGAGCTGGAACTGGCGCTGTCGCTGGGGCGGCGAGGCTGGCACCTCCCGCCGCGGCAGGAGCCCGCTCCCCGCTCACTTAACTGGACGGCGGTTCTACCGGAGTGGAACCCCGATGCCGCTGGGAGCTCGCAGGGTGCGGAAAGGGCCTTGGGCGGACAATCCATCTCTTCTCTCGGCTTCCGTGACATGTTGGGTGGTATCCTAGACGGCCCCCATGCGGGTGGCAGTGTGGAGGTTGGGTGGGACAACCTGGACGAAGAGGATGAGGACAGAGACCTGCAGAATAAACGGCTCAGAGTACGACGCTTTGGCGA AGAAAGCCCACTGCATTCTG AACATGAATTGGAATTTGGCTTGTCACTTTTCCCAAATGATGGTAGTGAGAGCCCAAGGGATGCCAATAATGAGCAAGTTGATAATGCAGAAAACTCAGGTGGAAGAAATTCTGAAGATGTTGGAATAAGAATGGATCTCTCCGACGATCTCCTGCACCTG ATATTCTCCTTCTTGGGCCAGAAGGATTTATGCAGAGCAGGTGTTACCTGCAAACAGTGGCGATCTGCTAGTGTGCATGATGATTTCTGGAAGTGTTTGAAATTTGAGAACACTAGGATATCACTGCAGAACT TTGTTAATATTTGCCGTCGTTACCCGAGTGTAACAGAACTCAATTTGCATGGTGTCATAAATGCAGAAACACTAGTTCTGGAAGCAATTATGTTTTTAAG GCATCTGAAGACGTTAACAATGGGCAAGGGACAACTGGGAGAAGCATTTTTTCTAGCTTTGGCTGAGTGCCCATTATTGATTGCTTTAACAGTAACCGATGCTTCTCTTGGGAGTGGCATCCAAGAAGTAACTGTTAATCATGATGGATTGCGTGAGCTTCATATTTTGAAGTGCCGTGCACTCAGAATATCTGTTAG ATGTTCCCAACTTCAAATACTGTCTTTGAGGCGAACAGGCATGGCTCATGTATCACTCAACTCTCCTCAGTTGCTTGAGTTGGACTTCCAATCCTGCCATAAGCTTTCTGATAATGCTATTCGCCAAGCTGCTACAGCTTGCCCGTTGTTGGCGAAACTAGATATGTCATCTTGTTCTTGTGTTACTGATGAGACACTGCGTGACATAGCTAGCTCATGTCCAAGTCTTTCTGTGCTTGATGCATCAAACTGCCCCAACATTTCATTTGAG TCTGTGAGGCTTCCAATGTTAATAGACTTGAAACTGCTAAGTTGTGAAGGAATCACATCTGCTTCCATGGCTGCAATAGCTTACAGCCGTCTGCTTGAG GCACTACAGCTTGATAATTGCAGCCTGTTGACATCAGTGTCTTTGGACTTACCACATCTTAAGAATATAAGTCTCGTGCACTTACGCAA GTTTGCTGATTTGAATTTGCGAAGCCCTCTGCTTTCTTACGTCAAAGTTTCCAGATGTTCAGCGCTCCATCGAGTTAGCATAACATCGACTACGCTTCAG AAATTGGTGCTTCAAAAACAAGAGAGCTTATCCAGTTTGTCATTGCAATGCCACAACTTGATTGATGTGGATCTTAGTGACTGTGAGTCATTAACAAATGCGATTTGCGAAGTATTTAGTGATGGAGGTGGTTGCCCTATGCTAAGATCATTGATCCTTGACAACTGTGAG AGTTTGAGCTTTGTAGAACTGAATAGCAGTTCTTTGGCCTGCCTCTCTCTTGCTGGTTGCCGCTCGATGACATTCTTAAGACTCTCGTGCCCAAATTTGCAACATGTGAATCTTGATGGCTGTGATCACCTTCAAAGTGCAGCATTCTGTTCA GTGGGCCTTGAATCCCTAAATCTGGGAATTTGTCCAAAATTAAGTGTTCTGCGCATTGAGGCCCCAAATATGTCTATATTGGAGCTGAAGGGTTGTGGTGTGCTTTCCGAGGCTTCCATCAATTGCCCTCGCTTGACATCGTTAGATGCCTCTTTCTGCAG CCAGCTTGTGGATGATTCACTGACTCGAATGGCAGAGGCATGTCCTCTGATTGAATATCTTATCCTGTCATCATGCCTATCTATTGCCATCGATGGATTGTCTTCATTGCATTGCCTTCATAAGCTGACCTTGCTTGACCTGTCTTATACATTTTTGGTCAACTTGAAGCCTGTTTTCAACAGTTGCCCGCAGTTGAAG GTATTAAAACTTTCAGCTTGCAAGTACCTCAGTGACTCATCATTAGATGCCCTCTACAGAGAGGGTGCTCTTCCATTACTTGTTGAGCTAGATCTGTCCTACACATCCATTGGACAGAATGCGATAGAAGATCTTCTTGCTTGTTGTACTAATTTGGTTAATGTGAACTTGAACGGATGTACAAACTTCCAAGAATTGGTGTGTGGGTCAGATGATAGCAGTTCTGTGGATATGCCAGTTGACTTTTGTCCACCTAGTTCTTCACCAATCAAGAGTGAAGAGATCAGTGAGCGATCTGGTCGCCTGCTTGAAGTTCTCAGTTGTACTGGGTGCCCTAATATTAAGAAAGTTGTTATTCCTTCGATAGCAAACTTTCTACATCTGTCCAAAATTAATCTTAATCTTTCGACCAACTTGAAGGAAGTGGATTTAACATGCTCCAACCTTTTCATGTTAAACTTGAG CAACTGTAGCTCACTGGAGGTGCTGAAGCTTGATTGCCCAAGATTGACCAACCTCCAACTTCTG GCATGCACCATGTTGCAAGAGGAGGAATTAGAATCTGCAATATCCCTTTGTCGTGCGTTGGAGATCCTTAATGTGCATTCTTGTCCAAAG ATCAATGCTCTGGATTTTGGCAGACTCCGTTTGATTTGCCCCAGTCTGATGCGCATCCAGAGCAGCCTCATCTCATAA
- the LOC136537598 gene encoding F-box/LRR-repeat protein 15-like isoform X3, with product MADGGRMKGVQGAGGGAGDEEEGNEEARQELELALSLGRRGWHLPPRQEPAPRSLNWTAVLPEWNPDAAGSSQGAERALGGQSISSLGFRDMLGGILDGPHAGGSVEVGWDNLDEEDEDRDLQNKRLRVRRFGEESPLHSGANATPFGFESSFLPISDECVHLKLSRFPEHELEFGLSLFPNDGSESPRDANNEQVDNAENSGGRNSEDVGIRMDLSDDLLHLIFSFLGQKDLCRAGVTCKQWRSASVHDDFWKCLKFENTRISLQNFVNICRRYPSVTELNLHGVINAETLVLEAIMFLRCSQLQILSLRRTGMAHVSLNSPQLLELDFQSCHKLSDNAIRQAATACPLLAKLDMSSCSCVTDETLRDIASSCPSLSVLDASNCPNISFESVRLPMLIDLKLLSCEGITSASMAAIAYSRLLEALQLDNCSLLTSVSLDLPHLKNISLVHLRKFADLNLRSPLLSYVKVSRCSALHRVSITSTTLQKLVLQKQESLSSLSLQCHNLIDVDLSDCESLTNAICEVFSDGGGCPMLRSLILDNCESLSFVELNSSSLACLSLAGCRSMTFLRLSCPNLQHVNLDGCDHLQSAAFCSVGLESLNLGICPKLSVLRIEAPNMSILELKGCGVLSEASINCPRLTSLDASFCSQLVDDSLTRMAEACPLIEYLILSSCLSIAIDGLSSLHCLHKLTLLDLSYTFLVNLKPVFNSCPQLKVLKLSACKYLSDSSLDALYREGALPLLVELDLSYTSIGQNAIEDLLACCTNLVNVNLNGCTNFQELVCGSDDSSSVDMPVDFCPPSSSPIKSEEISERSGRLLEVLSCTGCPNIKKVVIPSIANFLHLSKINLNLSTNLKEVDLTCSNLFMLNLSNCSSLEVLKLDCPRLTNLQLLACTMLQEEELESAISLCRALEILNVHSCPKINALDFGRLRLICPSLMRIQSSLIS from the exons ATGGCGGATGGGGGCCGGATGAAGGGCGTGCAGGGCGCTGGCGGTGGCGCTGGCGACGAGGAAGAGGGGAATGAGGAGGCGCGACAGGAGCTGGAACTGGCGCTGTCGCTGGGGCGGCGAGGCTGGCACCTCCCGCCGCGGCAGGAGCCCGCTCCCCGCTCACTTAACTGGACGGCGGTTCTACCGGAGTGGAACCCCGATGCCGCTGGGAGCTCGCAGGGTGCGGAAAGGGCCTTGGGCGGACAATCCATCTCTTCTCTCGGCTTCCGTGACATGTTGGGTGGTATCCTAGACGGCCCCCATGCGGGTGGCAGTGTGGAGGTTGGGTGGGACAACCTGGACGAAGAGGATGAGGACAGAGACCTGCAGAATAAACGGCTCAGAGTACGACGCTTTGGCGA AGAAAGCCCACTGCATTCTGGTGCCAATGCTACTCCCTTTGGCTTTGAATCGTCATTTTTGCCCATTTCTGATGAATGTGTTCATTTAAAGCTGTCTCGTTTCCCAGAACATGAATTGGAATTTGGCTTGTCACTTTTCCCAAATGATGGTAGTGAGAGCCCAAGGGATGCCAATAATGAGCAAGTTGATAATGCAGAAAACTCAGGTGGAAGAAATTCTGAAGATGTTGGAATAAGAATGGATCTCTCCGACGATCTCCTGCACCTG ATATTCTCCTTCTTGGGCCAGAAGGATTTATGCAGAGCAGGTGTTACCTGCAAACAGTGGCGATCTGCTAGTGTGCATGATGATTTCTGGAAGTGTTTGAAATTTGAGAACACTAGGATATCACTGCAGAACT TTGTTAATATTTGCCGTCGTTACCCGAGTGTAACAGAACTCAATTTGCATGGTGTCATAAATGCAGAAACACTAGTTCTGGAAGCAATTATGTTTTTAAG ATGTTCCCAACTTCAAATACTGTCTTTGAGGCGAACAGGCATGGCTCATGTATCACTCAACTCTCCTCAGTTGCTTGAGTTGGACTTCCAATCCTGCCATAAGCTTTCTGATAATGCTATTCGCCAAGCTGCTACAGCTTGCCCGTTGTTGGCGAAACTAGATATGTCATCTTGTTCTTGTGTTACTGATGAGACACTGCGTGACATAGCTAGCTCATGTCCAAGTCTTTCTGTGCTTGATGCATCAAACTGCCCCAACATTTCATTTGAG TCTGTGAGGCTTCCAATGTTAATAGACTTGAAACTGCTAAGTTGTGAAGGAATCACATCTGCTTCCATGGCTGCAATAGCTTACAGCCGTCTGCTTGAG GCACTACAGCTTGATAATTGCAGCCTGTTGACATCAGTGTCTTTGGACTTACCACATCTTAAGAATATAAGTCTCGTGCACTTACGCAA GTTTGCTGATTTGAATTTGCGAAGCCCTCTGCTTTCTTACGTCAAAGTTTCCAGATGTTCAGCGCTCCATCGAGTTAGCATAACATCGACTACGCTTCAG AAATTGGTGCTTCAAAAACAAGAGAGCTTATCCAGTTTGTCATTGCAATGCCACAACTTGATTGATGTGGATCTTAGTGACTGTGAGTCATTAACAAATGCGATTTGCGAAGTATTTAGTGATGGAGGTGGTTGCCCTATGCTAAGATCATTGATCCTTGACAACTGTGAG AGTTTGAGCTTTGTAGAACTGAATAGCAGTTCTTTGGCCTGCCTCTCTCTTGCTGGTTGCCGCTCGATGACATTCTTAAGACTCTCGTGCCCAAATTTGCAACATGTGAATCTTGATGGCTGTGATCACCTTCAAAGTGCAGCATTCTGTTCA GTGGGCCTTGAATCCCTAAATCTGGGAATTTGTCCAAAATTAAGTGTTCTGCGCATTGAGGCCCCAAATATGTCTATATTGGAGCTGAAGGGTTGTGGTGTGCTTTCCGAGGCTTCCATCAATTGCCCTCGCTTGACATCGTTAGATGCCTCTTTCTGCAG CCAGCTTGTGGATGATTCACTGACTCGAATGGCAGAGGCATGTCCTCTGATTGAATATCTTATCCTGTCATCATGCCTATCTATTGCCATCGATGGATTGTCTTCATTGCATTGCCTTCATAAGCTGACCTTGCTTGACCTGTCTTATACATTTTTGGTCAACTTGAAGCCTGTTTTCAACAGTTGCCCGCAGTTGAAG GTATTAAAACTTTCAGCTTGCAAGTACCTCAGTGACTCATCATTAGATGCCCTCTACAGAGAGGGTGCTCTTCCATTACTTGTTGAGCTAGATCTGTCCTACACATCCATTGGACAGAATGCGATAGAAGATCTTCTTGCTTGTTGTACTAATTTGGTTAATGTGAACTTGAACGGATGTACAAACTTCCAAGAATTGGTGTGTGGGTCAGATGATAGCAGTTCTGTGGATATGCCAGTTGACTTTTGTCCACCTAGTTCTTCACCAATCAAGAGTGAAGAGATCAGTGAGCGATCTGGTCGCCTGCTTGAAGTTCTCAGTTGTACTGGGTGCCCTAATATTAAGAAAGTTGTTATTCCTTCGATAGCAAACTTTCTACATCTGTCCAAAATTAATCTTAATCTTTCGACCAACTTGAAGGAAGTGGATTTAACATGCTCCAACCTTTTCATGTTAAACTTGAG CAACTGTAGCTCACTGGAGGTGCTGAAGCTTGATTGCCCAAGATTGACCAACCTCCAACTTCTG GCATGCACCATGTTGCAAGAGGAGGAATTAGAATCTGCAATATCCCTTTGTCGTGCGTTGGAGATCCTTAATGTGCATTCTTGTCCAAAG ATCAATGCTCTGGATTTTGGCAGACTCCGTTTGATTTGCCCCAGTCTGATGCGCATCCAGAGCAGCCTCATCTCATAA